Proteins encoded by one window of Dietzia sp. B32:
- the drmB gene encoding DUF1998 domain-containing protein, whose amino-acid sequence MERIRHDLRLSETVSPFGVGSIVDVRGESLIAPDTSWWDKSISTEIHCERLTSRLGGSTLREAPTHSGRPGKDTRGLLYWRFPTWRFCERCTRLSSTTGRYKGKWKNNCDCGGALVPMRYVAVCDKGSHIQDIPWFMWTHRGGDPGVTEHVRFCRSYKELKFVRSATRGEGLGSLQVVCNGCGRTRPLTDLVMSGSLKRDGIRCDGTQPWQDSNPLEPCEHQLVAVQRGATGNYIADRISALDIPEEAPESTTRRDRIRAHIYFEKVVADNGGPQAEMVAGWIADDLGCKAEEVLALALDGTETESTSSVVLDLKDGEWAAFLKKLKVVGRDHSASDFVVDSWQVSIDSIFPPSLTKPLAALGQVNRVREVRALTGFRRHSAEAAFISADLATESRHHPTYPAVELFGEGIFIQFDEGYISGWEQIPAVKARAEILLQRQQASSWAHRLERPEPRFVAIHTLAHLMIRRLAFASGYSSASLQERIYASSDREDPTAGLLIYTAAGDAQGTLGGLVRLGHPDRLLPLLLGALDDADVCSNDPVCIESDRQGATNLNLSACHGCSLVSETSCETANRFLDRQLVLGGAEVPGLFDHVLEDLRKAQAGDSK is encoded by the coding sequence ATGGAACGAATCAGGCATGACCTCCGACTCTCGGAAACCGTCTCACCGTTCGGAGTCGGCTCCATCGTCGACGTCAGAGGCGAATCCTTGATCGCACCTGATACGTCATGGTGGGACAAGTCGATCTCGACGGAAATCCACTGCGAACGCCTCACCTCGCGGCTTGGTGGCAGCACTCTGCGAGAAGCTCCGACCCACTCGGGTCGCCCGGGTAAGGACACCCGAGGATTGCTGTACTGGCGTTTTCCCACCTGGCGCTTTTGTGAACGATGCACCAGGCTCTCGAGTACGACTGGCCGCTACAAGGGCAAGTGGAAAAATAATTGTGACTGTGGCGGTGCACTCGTACCAATGCGTTACGTCGCCGTGTGCGACAAGGGCAGCCATATCCAGGACATCCCCTGGTTTATGTGGACCCACCGTGGTGGCGACCCAGGAGTCACCGAACACGTTAGATTCTGCCGGTCCTACAAAGAGCTAAAATTCGTCCGGTCTGCCACCCGCGGCGAGGGCCTCGGATCGTTGCAGGTTGTATGCAACGGCTGCGGCCGCACACGTCCATTGACCGATCTCGTCATGAGCGGCTCGCTGAAGCGCGACGGTATTCGCTGCGACGGAACCCAGCCTTGGCAAGACAGCAACCCTCTGGAGCCGTGCGAACATCAGCTCGTGGCTGTCCAACGAGGTGCAACCGGGAACTACATTGCCGACCGAATCTCAGCCCTCGACATCCCCGAAGAAGCTCCGGAATCGACAACTAGGCGCGATCGAATCCGTGCACATATCTATTTCGAGAAGGTAGTGGCAGATAACGGCGGTCCACAGGCAGAGATGGTAGCGGGCTGGATCGCGGATGATCTGGGCTGTAAAGCGGAGGAAGTTCTCGCGCTGGCACTCGACGGCACCGAAACTGAGTCAACGTCGTCGGTGGTCTTAGATTTGAAAGACGGAGAATGGGCCGCATTCCTAAAGAAGCTGAAAGTAGTTGGCCGTGATCACAGCGCATCGGATTTCGTCGTAGATTCTTGGCAGGTCTCAATAGATTCGATATTCCCTCCTTCCCTCACCAAGCCACTGGCGGCACTCGGACAAGTCAACCGAGTTCGCGAAGTCCGGGCTCTCACAGGTTTCCGGCGCCACAGCGCTGAAGCAGCATTCATATCTGCCGACCTGGCAACAGAAAGCCGCCATCATCCCACTTACCCCGCAGTGGAATTATTCGGGGAGGGGATTTTCATCCAATTCGACGAGGGATACATTAGTGGGTGGGAACAGATTCCAGCGGTGAAAGCTAGGGCGGAGATTCTACTCCAGCGCCAGCAAGCTTCCTCATGGGCTCATCGGTTAGAACGGCCCGAACCCCGATTTGTGGCAATCCACACACTCGCCCACCTAATGATCCGGCGACTAGCGTTCGCAAGCGGTTACTCATCCGCATCTCTGCAAGAGCGAATTTATGCGAGCTCAGATCGAGAGGACCCGACCGCTGGCCTGCTCATTTACACCGCTGCTGGCGACGCCCAGGGAACACTGGGGGGACTAGTACGTCTCGGGCACCCTGATCGGCTACTTCCACTACTACTCGGCGCGTTAGACGATGCCGACGTCTGCAGCAACGATCCAGTTTGCATCGAAAGCGACCGCCAGGGAGCAACGAACCTTAACCTGTCTGCCTGCCACGGATGTTCGCTGGTCAGTGAGACGTCTTGCGAGACGGCGAATCGCTTCCTGGACCGGCAGCTGGTACTCGGTGGAGCCGAAGTACCCGGGCTCTTCGACCACGTACTGGAGGATCTCCGCAAAGCTCAGGCCGGGGACTCGAAGTGA
- a CDS encoding helicase-related protein: MTLTQAQHAVLAHLRSAYLGPDGGPEEILTNRPTLQYSVGILFPREEETPDEDGSPTGVHDEVTAEVGAAGEVEETGATVPIAADWRPSSVAISFITNRPEVDVRLAGATYKAIEDGGPPRWERHPFEFNEVKIARGGGPMQLAAGDVPIELGARWRDTDDWHLVTVHTRVLAPASGNDRIDALNSLFQVSLEVRASAGGVFEEYNTTRALELDDESAELRLRYRNRRVYAVGHGMAADWDADEQVCTRVWLEPVPAHVVPAIETVGFPQATPQAEALKLQALAQIDTSRREVIDSLEAFVGAFATWVSEQEERVAGFGTRANIASRIVERSVVSLERMRKAVEMLDGKDQHNLRTAFSLAMRSMRLQMLRNSTGEPRWRPFQLGFLLVSLASTTDERHHDRELVDLIWFPTGGGKTEAYLGLAAIEIFRRRLEYGAGGGGTAVITRYTLRLLTAQQFQRASALICSMELLRRPGPHSDPLASKMAPFSIGLWVGNEVTPGTVSEGKAALDRLYKAANPEEANQFQVESCPWCDTPLLPASRSHDRSAYGVKLIGRELIIHCTNSGCEFYRELPLKVVDEALYADPPTILLATVDKFARLQFKPEAGRLLGLDTGYRQPSLIIQDELHLLSGPLGTTVAVFDAVLQLLLSAGGSAPKIVASTATIRASEDQTKGLYGRKVALYPPSGLDEDRTFFSRPVKTGEGRLYVGLMPQALSQVSAMVSAASPLLEIPEVLTRDSTVESTRDAYWTAVMYHNSLRELGRTGTLVVDDVNARLIPRAERLGIALRTVRAGRVLELTSRRGPAELPNDLRELKKSVDHSKEAIDVVLSSNMLSVGIDIPRLALMLMVGQPKTTAEYIQATSRVGRGEVRGVVTTLFRSNRARDRSHFETFRGYHETLYRNVEPTSVTPWSLASRERSLAGALVALVRLSAPTLSGNSSAIRLDLREPGQKSTITALVQALAERVCRADEAELEDTVAQLWALVRDWDRRSSAARAAGEDLYYDRNRAEDKALLKRFGQSGEGWLVADSMRSVEPNVSVEIREPHEEGKYGTNQA; this comes from the coding sequence ATGACGCTGACTCAGGCACAGCATGCCGTACTCGCACACTTGCGATCCGCCTATCTCGGTCCAGACGGCGGGCCAGAGGAGATCCTCACTAACCGGCCAACCCTGCAGTATTCAGTCGGAATACTATTTCCCCGTGAAGAGGAGACCCCTGACGAGGATGGGAGCCCCACCGGTGTCCACGACGAAGTCACCGCGGAGGTCGGCGCGGCGGGTGAAGTCGAAGAGACCGGCGCAACTGTCCCGATTGCAGCGGACTGGCGCCCATCATCGGTGGCTATCTCCTTCATCACCAATCGTCCGGAAGTCGATGTGCGCTTAGCCGGTGCTACATACAAGGCAATTGAAGACGGGGGGCCACCTCGATGGGAACGTCACCCATTTGAGTTTAACGAGGTCAAGATCGCTCGCGGGGGTGGTCCGATGCAGCTAGCAGCTGGCGATGTCCCAATCGAGCTCGGAGCTCGATGGCGTGATACTGACGACTGGCATCTTGTCACCGTTCACACGCGGGTGTTGGCTCCGGCCTCCGGCAACGATCGGATTGACGCCCTCAATTCGCTCTTCCAGGTCAGTCTTGAGGTTAGGGCGAGCGCGGGTGGCGTGTTCGAAGAGTACAACACAACTCGTGCGCTCGAGCTGGACGACGAATCAGCCGAGCTCAGGCTTCGATACAGGAATAGGAGGGTTTACGCGGTCGGTCACGGCATGGCCGCCGACTGGGACGCAGACGAACAAGTCTGTACACGGGTGTGGTTGGAGCCAGTGCCAGCGCACGTCGTCCCCGCTATCGAGACCGTCGGTTTTCCACAAGCCACCCCACAAGCCGAAGCACTCAAGCTCCAGGCGTTGGCGCAGATCGACACCTCCCGCCGCGAGGTGATCGACTCGCTTGAAGCGTTCGTAGGCGCCTTTGCAACCTGGGTATCTGAACAAGAAGAGCGCGTGGCTGGCTTCGGAACGCGCGCGAACATCGCAAGCCGAATCGTCGAGCGATCCGTTGTCTCTCTGGAGCGGATGCGCAAGGCGGTAGAAATGCTGGACGGTAAGGATCAACACAACCTACGCACGGCGTTCTCCCTCGCGATGCGGTCGATGCGTCTTCAGATGCTCCGCAATTCCACCGGTGAGCCCCGTTGGCGCCCCTTCCAACTTGGATTCCTTCTGGTATCCCTGGCTTCGACAACTGACGAGCGCCACCATGATCGCGAGTTGGTCGATCTCATCTGGTTCCCGACCGGCGGCGGAAAGACCGAGGCATACCTCGGCTTGGCTGCAATTGAAATATTTCGCCGGCGGCTGGAGTACGGCGCTGGCGGCGGAGGGACCGCAGTAATCACTAGATACACGCTGCGTCTCCTCACTGCGCAACAGTTCCAGCGCGCTTCGGCTCTAATTTGCTCAATGGAACTACTACGGAGGCCGGGCCCGCACTCCGATCCACTAGCTAGCAAAATGGCTCCATTCTCCATCGGGCTGTGGGTAGGCAACGAAGTCACTCCCGGCACTGTTTCCGAGGGGAAAGCCGCTCTCGACCGGCTATACAAAGCCGCGAATCCCGAAGAGGCAAATCAATTTCAAGTCGAGAGCTGCCCGTGGTGCGACACACCTTTGCTGCCGGCTTCACGTTCGCACGATAGGTCCGCCTACGGTGTGAAACTCATCGGTCGAGAGCTAATTATTCATTGTACGAACTCAGGGTGCGAATTCTATCGCGAGCTTCCACTGAAGGTCGTGGACGAGGCTCTTTATGCCGACCCTCCGACGATCCTCTTAGCTACTGTCGACAAGTTCGCCCGTCTCCAGTTCAAACCAGAAGCGGGGCGGCTCCTCGGCTTGGATACTGGCTACCGGCAACCGTCACTAATAATCCAAGACGAGCTCCACCTGCTCTCTGGCCCCCTTGGCACGACCGTGGCCGTATTCGATGCAGTCTTGCAATTGTTGCTCTCTGCCGGAGGTAGCGCTCCCAAGATCGTGGCGTCAACAGCGACCATTCGCGCATCCGAAGATCAAACGAAGGGGCTGTACGGCCGCAAGGTAGCGCTTTACCCCCCGTCGGGACTGGACGAAGACCGGACATTCTTCTCCCGCCCCGTGAAGACAGGGGAAGGCCGTCTCTACGTCGGACTGATGCCGCAGGCACTCTCCCAGGTGTCCGCGATGGTCTCTGCCGCCTCACCTCTACTCGAGATCCCCGAAGTCTTGACTCGAGATTCGACGGTTGAATCCACGCGCGACGCATACTGGACGGCGGTCATGTATCACAACAGCCTCCGGGAACTCGGTAGGACCGGCACGCTTGTCGTGGACGACGTCAACGCCCGACTCATTCCACGCGCTGAGCGCTTGGGTATCGCACTCCGCACCGTACGAGCCGGCCGAGTTCTCGAACTGACGAGTAGGCGTGGCCCCGCAGAGCTACCAAATGATCTCCGCGAGCTGAAGAAGAGCGTAGACCACTCGAAAGAGGCGATCGATGTCGTCTTGTCGTCAAATATGCTCTCAGTTGGCATCGACATCCCTCGACTAGCCCTCATGCTGATGGTCGGCCAACCCAAGACAACTGCCGAGTACATACAGGCGACAAGTCGAGTCGGACGTGGAGAGGTTCGAGGGGTGGTAACCACTCTGTTCCGCTCAAACCGCGCGCGCGATCGATCCCACTTCGAGACTTTCCGCGGTTACCACGAAACACTCTATCGAAACGTCGAACCCACTAGCGTCACCCCATGGTCGTTGGCGTCTCGAGAAAGATCACTTGCCGGAGCCCTCGTGGCCTTGGTTCGACTTTCTGCGCCGACTCTGAGTGGCAACTCTTCGGCCATTCGACTTGATCTCAGGGAACCGGGCCAGAAGTCGACAATCACAGCGTTAGTGCAGGCTCTTGCTGAACGCGTATGCCGCGCCGACGAAGCCGAACTCGAAGACACCGTGGCACAATTATGGGCGCTGGTGCGCGACTGGGACCGCCGTTCTAGCGCCGCCCGCGCCGCTGGCGAGGATCTTTATTATGACCGGAACCGCGCCGAGGACAAAGCGCTCCTCAAGCGATTCGGCCAATCCGGCGAAGGCTGGCTTGTCGCCGACTCGATGCGATCCGTAGAGCCAAACGTGTCAGTAGAAATACGTGAGCCGCACGAGGAGGGCAAGTATGGAACGAATCAGGCATGA
- a CDS encoding NERD domain-containing protein: MILVPSLADIERRAESNAERTFARLLQRTEGDTDAVAFHSVRLREHRYKQQAEADFVILWKRTVVVVEVKGGGVRKHDGTWYSVDRHNDWHKLSSSPMEQAQSAAHALREILRKDNLGWFPYQACVVTPDIDSPPDDIGWKRTHWLALPNMSGEGIAAALNAIVAEAQSCPPRQRPARVHDLRTRLFGEFTRMPVIDAQRGAVIEEQNRATSGQARVLAALSRNDRLLVAGGAGTGKSLVLIEAAKQESDRGKSVLITFKSPSLTLFFTNYLVGTRIDVIPFDALDTDHRYDVVLVDEAQDMMTANAMDKIDQVVAGGRVQGRWRMFLDQNNQAHVDGSYDPDVVELLGTEAIWVDLDLNVRNTQAIVHIVQEYLGADVGDPGIVHGEKVQWVTVPESSGVTDGETVAATLVESGVARASVWIIDVASESKPFQSPLDFKVVSPRYAKGLEAEHVIVCNLPSEFDSVGTARFYVAVTRARVSLHIVITKEDRRRLQRMVKEITVRGRTGE, encoded by the coding sequence ATGATCCTTGTCCCTTCATTGGCCGACATCGAGCGTCGCGCTGAGAGTAATGCCGAACGAACGTTTGCCCGCCTCCTCCAAAGGACCGAAGGTGACACTGACGCCGTCGCCTTTCATTCAGTACGGCTGCGAGAACATCGTTACAAACAGCAGGCAGAAGCTGACTTCGTCATTCTGTGGAAGCGTACTGTCGTCGTCGTCGAGGTCAAGGGCGGCGGAGTCCGGAAGCACGATGGCACCTGGTACTCCGTCGATCGTCACAATGACTGGCATAAGTTGTCGTCTTCTCCGATGGAGCAGGCCCAATCGGCTGCACACGCTTTGCGCGAGATATTACGAAAAGACAATCTCGGATGGTTCCCGTATCAAGCGTGTGTGGTCACGCCCGATATCGATTCGCCACCCGACGACATCGGATGGAAGCGGACTCACTGGCTTGCGCTTCCGAACATGTCTGGCGAAGGCATTGCGGCCGCGCTTAATGCGATCGTCGCGGAGGCCCAGTCCTGCCCGCCGAGACAACGCCCCGCCCGCGTACACGATCTTCGGACTCGCTTGTTCGGAGAGTTCACGCGTATGCCGGTAATTGACGCTCAGCGGGGAGCGGTGATCGAAGAGCAGAATCGCGCTACCAGTGGGCAGGCGCGAGTCCTCGCTGCATTGTCCCGCAACGACCGGTTGCTGGTCGCTGGAGGCGCCGGCACGGGAAAGTCTCTTGTCCTGATTGAAGCAGCCAAACAGGAGAGCGATAGAGGCAAGTCGGTCCTGATTACATTCAAGTCACCCAGCCTAACGCTGTTCTTTACAAACTATCTCGTCGGCACCCGCATAGATGTCATTCCGTTCGACGCACTAGACACGGATCATCGCTATGACGTCGTCCTCGTCGACGAAGCACAGGACATGATGACCGCGAACGCTATGGACAAAATCGATCAAGTGGTCGCCGGTGGGAGAGTGCAGGGTCGGTGGCGCATGTTCCTCGATCAGAACAACCAGGCCCACGTCGACGGCTCCTACGACCCAGACGTCGTTGAGCTGCTGGGGACCGAAGCAATCTGGGTCGACTTGGATCTGAATGTCCGGAACACCCAGGCAATAGTTCACATTGTTCAAGAGTACCTTGGCGCCGATGTCGGAGACCCTGGCATTGTCCACGGAGAAAAGGTCCAATGGGTTACCGTCCCAGAGAGTTCCGGAGTGACAGATGGTGAAACGGTCGCCGCTACCTTAGTCGAGAGCGGTGTAGCAAGAGCTTCGGTATGGATCATCGATGTAGCTAGCGAATCTAAACCGTTTCAAAGCCCGCTCGACTTCAAAGTTGTAAGCCCGCGTTATGCCAAGGGACTGGAAGCAGAGCACGTAATCGTGTGCAACCTTCCCTCAGAGTTTGACTCTGTCGGAACAGCACGCTTCTACGTAGCAGTGACACGCGCCCGGGTGTCCCTTCACATCGTCATCACCAAGGAAGATCGCCGGAGACTGCAGCGGATGGTCAAAGAAATTACAGTGAGAGGGAGGACTGGCGAATGA